From Numida meleagris isolate 19003 breed g44 Domestic line chromosome 4, NumMel1.0, whole genome shotgun sequence, the proteins below share one genomic window:
- the SHISA3 gene encoding protein shisa-3 homolog produces MAGRRRLLLLRCLLLGLLGGGGGQRGGGEYCHGWVDGQGGYHDGFQCPEGFDTAAATICCGSCALRYCCAAAEARLEQGGCTNHREPPEPTVSAQPIYVPFLIVGSIFIAFIIVGSLVAVYCCTCLRPKQPSQPIRFSLRSYQTETLPMILPSSSCRAPSRPSSTATSSSSASGSLRRFSLARTEPGCLLPSPPPPYSAGCFPAAHTAHLGSPPGFLQAPPYLGYPEPALGGKGCADLAQS; encoded by the exons atggcggggcggcggcggctgctgctgctgcgctgcctcctgctggggctgctgggcggcggcggcgggcagcgcggcGGCGGGGAGTACTGCCACGGCTGGGTGGACGGGCAGGGCGGCTACCACGACGGCTTCCAGTGCCCCGAGGGCTTCGACACCGCGGCCGCCACCATCTGCTGCGGCTCCTGCGCGCTGCGCTACTGCTGCGCGGCCGCCGAGGCGCGGCTGGAGCAGGGCGGCTGCACCAACCACCGGGAGCCCCCGGAGCCGACAGTCAGCGCCC AACCCATCTATGTCCCGTTCCTCATCGTCGGATCAATATTTATCGCCTTCATCATCGTGGGCTCCCTGGTGGCTGTTTACTGCTGCACGTGCCTCAGGCCCAAGCAGCCATCCCAGCCCATCCGCTTCTCCCTCCGGAGCTACCAGACCGAGACTCTGCCCATGATCCTGCCCTCGTCCAGCTGCCGGGCCCCGTCCCGGCCGTCCAGCACGGCCACCAGCTCCAGCTCGGCCAGCGGCTCCCTGCGCCGCTTCTCCCTGGCCCGCACAGAGCCGGGCTGCTTGCTGCCGTCGCCACCACCCCCGTACTCGGCCGGCTGCTTTCCCGCAGCCCACACCGCGCACCTGGGGTCACCGCCGGGCTTCCTGCAGGCACCGCCGTACCTGGGCTACCCCGAGCCGGCCCTGGGCGGGAAGGGCTGCGCCGACCTTgcgcagagctga